Below is a genomic region from Erigeron canadensis isolate Cc75 chromosome 7, C_canadensis_v1, whole genome shotgun sequence.
GGAAATTAGAAAATGTGATTGATCCCTACTATACAACGTTAGGAAGCTAAATCCACCTAAATTAGTTAGTGGTAAAAACCCATTTACATCATAATCCGTTTTAAATCAGACTCATCACTTGTCTAATTCTCTTTGCTCACAAACACACACCCAAATAGTCAAATCcgatttttttcaattttaccATGGCAAAGTTGTCCCTGTCCAAACCAGTTACCGTCATTTACGGAAAGAATTACGGGTAAAAGGGAATGTTAATTATTCATAAAACAGCATTTTACAGCGGGCATAATGCCAAATAATTCGGCGAACTCCTTATCCCACTCGCACTCTCAAACAAACCCACCCATCCAGCCATCCTTTACCATCCGTGATACCCACGCGCATTAAATCGCGTCAATCACCCCAATCAATACTTCCACCGCCACACATAAATCATTTCACAAGAATCCCATGTGACCCCAGCCAGCGCACATTAACACAAACCCGTGTATATCTTCATCTTTATTCTTTCTTCATAAAACTCACCGCTTCTCTTTTTTGACACACactcaaaaacacacaaaacacatTTACACACAGTTATGGCGAAATCCGTTATGATGTTAGCATTGTGCTTAGTAGTGTTACCGGCGTTGATTAGCGCCGGACGTCCGATGTCGCATCCGTTCGTCTTACAAGGAAGAGTTTACTGTGATACTTGCCGTGCCGGTTTTGAAACTTCCGCTACTACTTACATTCCTGGTATATACATATTTTCTATTCaatttctatacatatatatgtctGTATAGTTTTGTATGTTATTTGTAGAGGATTGCTTTTGATCTGTAAATAAATGTTGATTTTGTAGTAGATCTGAAGTTGTAAGagcagttatatatataaaaaaaatatatatttagttaaagataaatttaCTTAGATTTTGTAAagcatttttttattatgtgaaTCTACAAGCATTCTTGATAtagttttaggaggattaatcattttcgttttctcattttcaactttcaacattcaacattCCACAATATTAAAACCACATTACATgaataacctacactacttgTCGCCGCTACCATCACCACCGTCATCGCGCTACCGCTACCACtgcgccgccattacatcatcCTATATCTAATTCATTAGATCTGTATACAAATTTGTGAGTAGATCTAAGTTTCGAGGAGATTCTATTGGTGGATGGATATGGATCTAGTAGCCATATTTTTCATAACAGTCCCAGAGAATGTTCTTTTTTAGATATTGAGATCGGTTAAGTATTAGATTTATGAAGTTTTTGaacatatttttcatattttacaaTACGCCGGAGCTTTTATATTGttgaattatattattatattatataagtcTATATCAATATTTATGCCACAAACTAACGTTTGTTCAAGTGGTTGGGAACTTGGGATGTTCATAAGTATATTAAATGTTGACTGCCATAGATTCattaaattttctttattatacaTTCAGATACATTATACGCCATCAAGGATTCACCTGTAAATTTGAATGATTACTATATGAGTCATCTGTGTTTGTGCATGTATATGGATCATGAAATCTATATCTGATATGCATTGTGGAGCATTACCAAATCATCTGAAACGACTAGGCGATGTACCCGAAATTGTCTTTGCATATTTGTTATAGTTATACGGAATCTTTAGCTTTTAGTCTGGAGTTTGTGATTTATGTGATACTTCTCGGATAAATCCAAATATTGGTTTGTGATTCATGTGATACCTCTCGGATAAATCCAAATATTGGTTTGTGTTTTTTCTAAGCTCATAATGGTCAAACACAATAACTTGTAATCTGTTGTATAATCATTATGCAAAAAAGGTTCTAGATCACAATAGTTTTCTATGTGGGCAACGTAAGAAATGAAAATCTTTCAAAGACTGATGCTATTGTTTGAACAATGTTTCACAAGTAGCTTTGTTTCTTATTCGCGAATATGCTTTTTGCATGCCAAATTACATATAGAAACCCAACTCTGCTCATAACTAGAAAAAGAGGTGATAGTACACATTGAATAGTGAACACCTTTGTCTTGCTAAATCATATTTGCTCCCTTACCTATGTTTTTGGATCTTATGTGTAagatggttttatttttgaatgtATGTGCTAAAACTAATGGATTTGAAGCTTTTGTTATATGTTGCATATCTTTCTGGAGTATCAACTATCCTCGGTGCCTGTTTAAAACTTATCATTTACTGACTCTGTCATTGTTTTTTGGTGGGTAGGTGCTATGGTAAGAGTGGAATGCAAGGACAAGCAACAGAAAGTCCTGTATACCAAAGATGGAACCACTGACTCAACAGGAACTTACTACATTAATATTAATGAAGACCATGGTGATGAGACATGTGATGTGGTTCTTGTAAGCAGCCCAATGGGTGGTTGCAAGACAGCGGACCCAGGACGTGACCGTGCCCGTGTGGTTCTTACCAGCTACAATGGAATTGTCTCGGACAATCGTTTTGCCAATGCTATGGGATTCATGAAGGACGACATCATGTCTGGTTGCACTACACTACTCCAGTCTCTCATGGAAGAAGAGGATTAGATGTATTTCTTAATGTTCAGCATTTGGCAGTAAGAAGCAGATTAATTTCTTCTATAGTATGTCGTCGTCTTTTATCATTAACTAATATGGTTGTTTAATCTGGAACTCCCATGTACACGGTCTAGCATTCTTTTCATTGTCGTTGAGATTGATAtttggatttatatataatgaagtAACAATGAAACATCTTGTTTCGGATGTCGAtgaaatctttttttaatttgatatttcCCCATATTTTAACAATAGAAATCCATGGCCGTTGATGGTTGGTGGGTGAGATTCATTGCTTCTGTTTCCTCTATACATGTCGCGTGTTTTCTTCTAGTCAATTTTTTTCTATTGTTGCTTTCCGTCACCAGTTTCTTTCCTTTGTAAGTCATTCACGTACACTGGTCCTCAAAGCATTGGTATACGGTATACTAGGTTGGAGGTGTTTGTCATTATTTTGTGGATGCTAAACGGCTAATGGCATATAATAAAGATTATTGTTGCTGAGTATGGACTTCGTTTTACTTTGGTTAACTTGGACATGACATCAACTTTCGCTGGACCATTCAAGCAAATCAAGGTCCTTGCTCTTAGGGGTAAACCTGTCGTACTACTTGGGTTTGACATATGCCCAAATCTATGGATTTAATTTCTtatttacaaaatcaaatacatcATACATTATATATCATACCTATTCTCATACTCTTATTTCAAACCGACAATCCAGACACGCAGTTTGTCATAAAGGATCTTACATGGCTTATCATTTATATTTTCGGTATGGTTCTTTATCCGGCTGATATTCAATACGATTATTTATTGTTAGACTGTTCGGAGTGAGGCTCCCTTAGCCTGACGCCGCCCCATGTCGCCTGAGTGTCGCCCGGCACATTGCCCTGAGGGGCTGCAAGTGCATTAAAAAGGTTGGTAGCGGAGGTATTTCGCCACCCAAATTGTGTTGTTTTCCAAAAAATTCGACCGTTACACCTAGTAAACTAGTcgtttactattttttttttaattttaatttaccCCCTATAAATACTCCTCACTGCTTCCtcatttttatacttatatctTCCATCTTTTCTCTCTATGTTTTACAAATTGTTTCATTTTTCCTCTCTATAATCAAATGACTTGAACTCGGTCTGAAGAAATAAGTTTGACACAAGCTTGGGTCGAGGTGTCAGGCGACCCTTTGTGCGGTAACTAAGGGAACATACGTTCTGGTCGAGAGTGACCCAACTATTCCTCTACATTCACGTATTCGATATGATATTCAACCGTTTGAACGAAGGTCACGACGATGAACATGGTGCAATGGTTGAAAGAACTATGGCCGAGTACACGAAGCTATGTCGAAACAGTTTTCATCACATGGAGGAGTGGGAATTGGTTCAAAGCAATTTGAAGTTTAAACGAATTTAATCGTTTAGTTGTAATGTAGGAATCGTGTAGTTGTAATGTTTGGAATAACTGTTTAGTTGTGTTGTGTGATGTTTGGaataaaattatgttattttttatataaattagtataatgtatgtcttttattttatatatattatttatatatattacttatatttatatttataaaaacaaaaacaaaaaaaataaaaaaattgaaggaGCTCCCCAAAGAGAAGTCCCACTCCAAGAAAAAGGAGAGGCATCTCTTTTGGGAAGGCCCGCCATATGACGGAAGTCGCCCCCATGTGAGGAGCCCCAAAGGAGCCTCACTCCTAATAGTCTTACTATTTATAGTTTGATGCGCttacttttcaaattttatcATCTATCATCTATTTACTTTACATACATTCATCTACGGTCTATCTACTAACAttcataaaagtttttttatgaAGTAAGAGTTCAATAAATCATCTTTAGCAGAATGACGAATATTCGTTGCTCATCATCATACAATCACTTGTTTACAAAATGTATGTTAGAATATAGTTTTCAATTTCCATCTCATAGAATACCCTTTTCGTTCAAGTTAGGTCACAAAACAATATCTCTTGATCAATATACAGGGGCGGATGTAAtttgtagaagcaatttctgagaggcttttgttgtccgtcgcaatgcaattctatgggctgattatgaagaagaaaagatgtcttcaaggtcgtgatgacgtcatcatcacttcgcgatgacgtcagcacgaagtagcAGTTCGTGTGAAGAGATCCAAAGCCCACGAAAGTGCTTGAAGTCCAGCCCACTTCGCAGCCTATATATAGACGACTTAGGTTATTGTTTAGGGTTAATTGTTTTAGACTAGTCAGAAAGCTATTCATAGGATCGGTGTAGAGATTTATACACCGTGTTCGcccatgtaattcattattgTTGTCGTCtctttgattgtaatccgtaatcattgagatgttttctatacggatttatcattgtattgtaatcgagatgactgaataataaaggaattcgttttatatctcttgttctttgttcaattcgtgcatatatgttcatgtttattcaGAATCCTCAAAGACAATTACAATCGGATTCCGCACGTTTGTAGTTGTTTAGATCACGATTTGAACGATCCGACGTGTTTCTACATAATTGTATAGGAACGGGGGGCGATGCTCATGCGGGTGCATCTGAGTATTCTGTTAGTCTAAGACATGCCCATTTAATGACCCAAACTTGCAACGGGTCAGATTTTGATACAGAGGGAGTATTTGGGTTTAAAGCTATTGGAGGGAAGAACCTGATCACATGGCAACCCAACAACCCATAAGTCAGACCAAAACCCATCTAAGTTTACAGTCAATGAACCTACTAATGCGTATTAATTATCTAttaatgtttttctttaattttcaagtattattatatcttcccaagtaagtttttaatgtttgcTTTGGGAACTACTCTAATATCCAGCCTATATATTAAGGCTTCCCAGTTGTAGTTTTCAGCAGTTTTTAAGTATACAACAGCATGTGAAGCTTTTTCTCGAGTGTTTTACTCTAAAAAGGAGTCGATAGTTGGCTGTTTTTAGTGTGGTGCTGCTGCTTTATCACTAATAACATCTTCTTTCGCCAATTTGATTAATCTTGGTAGTGTTTAAGTACTTTATCCTAGATTCAATCAGATTGTTAGGCTTGGTGGTGGCAACTTTATCCAAGTCATATTCATTCTTCTATGTTCTAAAGTCCTCATATCTTTTAACCTATCTCACACGTATCAACTGGTATCAAAGCAAACCAGGTTATCCTTGGTTTGTCTTGTCATTCTACTGATTCTTCTAATCCTTTCTGAAGTCTTCCTATGGCAATTCCTCCCGCAGAAGCCCAAAATCTGAGGCGTGATAGACAAATTGAAGAACTCTATAAGCAAACAGAACTTATCACTCAACAACTTGCAAGGTTACTTGATGAACCATTACGAAGGTTCAATAGAAGAAAACAACATGATTTTCAGTATGCTAGTGGCAGTGATGATGACTTAACTAACTCAAGTGACTCGAATTCTGATATTTCAGGCCAGTCTTCAACATACAAAAGAAGAAGGGTTAAAGATGATCTAAGGGATGTAAAGGCTGACCCGCCTCAATTGTATGGAGGTTCAAATCCGGATGATTTTGTTAAATGGCTGAATGACATTGAAAACCTTTTTGATGTCAAGGGGTATACTGACGAGAAAAGCTACAAAGTTGTTGTTTTGAAGCTTAAGAAATATGCCTCATTATGGTGGGAGAACGTGAAATCCAAACGAGAACGCAATGGTAAGCCAAAGGTCAGGTCTTGGAGAAAACTCAAAAGTTGCTTAAGGAAAGATTTTTACTAGATTCATACAAACAAGATCTCTATGTTAAGATGGCTAATCTCAAACAAGGTAATCTTGATATTGATGATTATAATTGTGAGTTTGAACAGCTTATGCTACGGAGTGGTGTTCAAGAGAAACAAGAACAAACAATTGCTCGGTACATGGGTCGGTTAAACCATGAGATAGCTGAAAAACTGGAATTGCAACCTTATTAGTCATTTGATGAGGTGTGCAAGTTAGCTTCCAAGATTGAGAAACACGTTGAGAATAAGAAAGCAGAAAAAATAGCCCTTAAGTCATCTACCAAGGATGgtgattctttcaataatcatTTTCACATGCCAGCAAATCCTTCAAAGGTCGAAAGTTCAACTAGACAAGACAAAGGCAAAGGTCCTTCTTTAGATACTCCAAAGAAGAAATACTTCGAATGTCAAGGTTTAGGCCATTTTCAAgctgaatgtccaaataggcgAGTCATGACTTTGAAGGAAGTTGAAGGGGTTAGTCTTGTAGAGGAAGAGGCGATGCCGATCTATGATGAAGAATATGATTATGAAGAAAGAATCAAACCTGATGAAGGTGAACTGCTGGTCATCAGGAGGATGTTACATGCAAATGAGGTAAATTCCAATGAAGCGCAGCGAGAACACATATTCCATTCGAGGTGCACCATCCAAGGAAAGGTATGTAGTTTAATTATTGATGGTGGAAGCTGTACAAATGTTGCATCCACCACACTAATCAGCAAACTCAACTTTCCAACCTCTACTCACCCGAATCCTTACAAGCTTCAATGGCTGAATCATGGAAACGATGTAAAGGTAGCTAAACAAGCCTTAATCTCTTTTTCTATTGGCAAATCTTATCGAGATGAAgttctttgtgatattattccAATGGATGCATGTCACGTGTTACTTGGTAGGCCATGGCAGTTTGATAGATATGTTTTACATGATGGTCAGCAAAATACCAACTCTTTTTTCATGGACAAGAAAATACCTTCTGAAAACTGATCTTGGGCTGAGTAACAAGGCTGTAAAAAGTTTATTCATGACTAAAACACGGATTGGGAAAGCCATTAACAAACGGAAAGATGTTTGTGTTTTGCTTTTAGCTGAAAACGGGTCAAAAAAACGCAAGAGCTCTTTGCCTGCTAATGTTTGTCTCCTTTCAAACAAATTCAAAGTTGTATTTCCTACTGATTTTACCACATGGAAGAACTCAGGAGCAACTTGTGCAATTTAAGCCCCTTCCTAAGGGTAATGAAGTACAGTTTGAAACAGCAACCCATGCGAAAGATATGCAGAAAATACGTGAACAGTTGACAAGGATTGAGCATGCCAACAACATGCACAAGAGAGGAGTAAACAAGCATAACAAGAAGGCTCTATCTGGCCCTGGTGATCTCGTATGGCCGCACTTAAGAAAGGAACCATTTTCTTTAAAAGGAAATAACTAGGTAATGCCGAGGGGTGATGGACCATACAGGATATTCGAAAGTCTTGGAGATAATCCCTGCAGGCTTGATCTACTGGGAGATTCAAAAGTTTCAGCAACTTGCAATATAGGGGATCTCGCCCCTTACCTTGAAGATGGACAACAGGAAGAATTGAGGGCAATTCCTTCTCAACCCGGAGAGGTTGATGCGGGTGCAGCTGAGTATTCTGTTAGTCTAAGACAGGCCCACTTAATGACCCGGACTTGCAACGGGTCAGATTTTGATATAGAGGGAGTATTTGGGTTTAAAGCTATTGGAGGGAAGAATCTGATCATATGGCAACCCAACAGCCCATAAGTCAGACCAAACCCATCTAAGTCTATAGTCATTGAACCTACTAATGCGTATTAATTATCTAttaatgtttttctttaattttcaaatattattatatcttcCCAAGTAAGTTTTAAATGTTTGCCTTGGGAACTACTCGAATATCCAGTCTATATATTAAGGCTTCCTAGTTGTAGTTTTCAGCAGTTTTTAAATATACAACAGCTTGTAAAGCTTTTCCTCGAGTGTTTTACTCTAAAAAGGAGTCGATAGTTGGCTGTTTTTAGTGTGGTGCTGTTGCTGCTTTATCACTAATAACATCTTCTTTCGCCAATTTGATTAATCTTGGTGGTGTTTAAGTACTTTATCCTAGATTCAATCAGATTGTTAGGCTTGGTGGTGGCAACTTTATCCAAGTCATATTCATTCTTCTATGTTCTAAAGTCCTCATATCTTTTAACCTATCTCACACGTATCAGATGCCCTCTATAACTTTGAGACAAGCAACCAATATGTTTAGATTTTTTGTGGTAAATAGCTTGGAAACTTAGTATTTCTTCTAACATGCCCTTGGTTGAAAGTATGCATGCCCTCGTCAATAGTTTGATTCAATGAAGTGAAAGGTTCACAGGTACTAATGGCGGAAGAGAAGTCTCGAGAAAGATGATGTGGTAGAGTGAATGAGAGATAGACCTGAGTGGGGTTGCAacttacaaacataaaaaaagagATATAATGGACTTATGTATGATTTTACTACTTGGGTCGTAGCTTCTCTTTCTATAA
It encodes:
- the LOC122607943 gene encoding pollen-specific protein C13-like, whose amino-acid sequence is MAKSVMMLALCLVVLPALISAGRPMSHPFVLQGRVYCDTCRAGFETSATTYIPGAMVRVECKDKQQKVLYTKDGTTDSTGTYYININEDHGDETCDVVLVSSPMGGCKTADPGRDRARVVLTSYNGIVSDNRFANAMGFMKDDIMSGCTTLLQSLMEEED